Proteins encoded by one window of Chaetodon trifascialis isolate fChaTrf1 chromosome 15, fChaTrf1.hap1, whole genome shotgun sequence:
- the LOC139344129 gene encoding somatostatin receptor type 5-like isoform X1, whose amino-acid sequence MDGYNWMSLSENNSMPSSQSYPSYPTSSNMSDVAVPMPFDVVTAVVYTIVFIVGILGNTLAIYVVVRYAKMKTVTNMYILNLALADELYILGIPFLGTNSVLSYWPYGDFFCKVCMTADAMSQFASTFCLTVMSIDRYLAVVHPIRSAKWRKPQVAKVFNTMVWVVSFLIVLPVTIYSHVQEEFNTCNITWPEPHELWSIVFILYTSILSFFGPLVVICLCYLLIVIKVRSAGVRAGLTKRRKSERKVTRMVVIIVLVFVLCWLPFFTTNIVNLIHIIPENKTTVYFFLVILTYVNSCANPVLYAFLSDNFKQSFQKVLCFHKPNGVGATNQMGGRQNAPKENANPIFTQRNHTQNGQRQSNQQPVQLDVIGEPDNEPLTSKSVANGEPSL is encoded by the exons ATGGATGGCTACAATTGGATGTCGCTATCTGAGAACAACAGCATGCCTTCCTCGCAGTCCTACCCCAGCTACCCCACCTCCAGCAACATGTCAGACGTGGCTGTACCAATGCCTTTCGATGTGGTCACCGCAGTCGTCTACACCATTGTCTTCATTGTGGGAATTCTGGGTAATACGCTGGCCATCTATGTGGTGGTTCGCTAcgccaaaatgaaaacagtaaccAACATGTACATCCTTAATTTAGCCTTGGCGGACGAACTCTACATCCTGGGAATTCCCTTCCTGGGCACTAATAGTGTGCTTTCCTACTGGCCATATGGGGATTTCTTCTGCAAGGTGTGCATGACTGCTGATGCCATGAGCCAGTTCGCCTCCACCTTTTGCTTGACGGTGATGAGCATTGATCGCTACCTGGCTGTGGTTCATCCCATTCGCAGTGCCAAATGGCGGAAGCCACAGGTGGCCAAGGTTTTTAATACCATGGTGTGGGTTGTGTCCTTTCTGATTGTGCTGCCGGTCACAATCTACTCACATGTACAGGAGGAGTTCAACACCTGCAACATAACATGGCCTGAGCCTCATGAATTGTGGTCCATTGTCTTCATCCTCTACACATCTATCCTGAGCTTCTTTGGTCCTCTGGTTGTAATTTGCCTGTGCTATCTGCTCATCGTCATCAAG GTGAGGTCAGCAGGTGTGCGTGCAGGCCTGACTAAGCGGCGTAAGTCAGAACGTAAGGTGACGCGCATGGTGGTGATCATCGTGTTGGTGTTTGTCCTTTGCTGGCTGCCCTTCTTCACCACCAACATCGTCAACCTGATCCATATCATCCCTGAGAACAAAACCACCGTCTACTTCTTCCTGGTGATCCTCACCTACGTCAACTCCTGTGCCAACCCAGTGCTCTACGCCTTTCTCTCCGACAACTTCAAGCAGAGCTTCCAGAAGGTGCTCTGCTTCCACAAACCAAATGGTGTTGGTGCTACAAACCAGATGGGAGGTAGACAGAACGCACCCAAGGAAAACGCCAATCCTattttcacacagagaaatcaCACACAGAACGGACAAAGGCAGAGCAATCAG CAGCCAGTCCAATTGGATGTTATTGGGGAACCTGACAATGAGCCTTTAACTTCAAAATCAGTGGCGAATGGCGAGCCATCACTTTGA
- the LOC139344129 gene encoding somatostatin receptor type 5-like isoform X2 — protein sequence MDGYNWMSLSENNSMPSSQSYPSYPTSSNMSDVAVPMPFDVVTAVVYTIVFIVGILGNTLAIYVVVRYAKMKTVTNMYILNLALADELYILGIPFLGTNSVLSYWPYGDFFCKVCMTADAMSQFASTFCLTVMSIDRYLAVVHPIRSAKWRKPQVAKVFNTMVWVVSFLIVLPVTIYSHVQEEFNTCNITWPEPHELWSIVFILYTSILSFFGPLVVICLCYLLIVIKVRSAGVRAGLTKRRKSERKVTRMVVIIVLVFVLCWLPFFTTNIVNLIHIIPENKTTVYFFLVILTYVNSCANPVLYAFLSDNFKQSFQKVLCFHKPNGVGATNQMGGRQNAPKENANPIFTQRNHTQNGQRQSNQPVQLDVIGEPDNEPLTSKSVANGEPSL from the exons ATGGATGGCTACAATTGGATGTCGCTATCTGAGAACAACAGCATGCCTTCCTCGCAGTCCTACCCCAGCTACCCCACCTCCAGCAACATGTCAGACGTGGCTGTACCAATGCCTTTCGATGTGGTCACCGCAGTCGTCTACACCATTGTCTTCATTGTGGGAATTCTGGGTAATACGCTGGCCATCTATGTGGTGGTTCGCTAcgccaaaatgaaaacagtaaccAACATGTACATCCTTAATTTAGCCTTGGCGGACGAACTCTACATCCTGGGAATTCCCTTCCTGGGCACTAATAGTGTGCTTTCCTACTGGCCATATGGGGATTTCTTCTGCAAGGTGTGCATGACTGCTGATGCCATGAGCCAGTTCGCCTCCACCTTTTGCTTGACGGTGATGAGCATTGATCGCTACCTGGCTGTGGTTCATCCCATTCGCAGTGCCAAATGGCGGAAGCCACAGGTGGCCAAGGTTTTTAATACCATGGTGTGGGTTGTGTCCTTTCTGATTGTGCTGCCGGTCACAATCTACTCACATGTACAGGAGGAGTTCAACACCTGCAACATAACATGGCCTGAGCCTCATGAATTGTGGTCCATTGTCTTCATCCTCTACACATCTATCCTGAGCTTCTTTGGTCCTCTGGTTGTAATTTGCCTGTGCTATCTGCTCATCGTCATCAAG GTGAGGTCAGCAGGTGTGCGTGCAGGCCTGACTAAGCGGCGTAAGTCAGAACGTAAGGTGACGCGCATGGTGGTGATCATCGTGTTGGTGTTTGTCCTTTGCTGGCTGCCCTTCTTCACCACCAACATCGTCAACCTGATCCATATCATCCCTGAGAACAAAACCACCGTCTACTTCTTCCTGGTGATCCTCACCTACGTCAACTCCTGTGCCAACCCAGTGCTCTACGCCTTTCTCTCCGACAACTTCAAGCAGAGCTTCCAGAAGGTGCTCTGCTTCCACAAACCAAATGGTGTTGGTGCTACAAACCAGATGGGAGGTAGACAGAACGCACCCAAGGAAAACGCCAATCCTattttcacacagagaaatcaCACACAGAACGGACAAAGGCAGAGCAATCAG CCAGTCCAATTGGATGTTATTGGGGAACCTGACAATGAGCCTTTAACTTCAAAATCAGTGGCGAATGGCGAGCCATCACTTTGA